One window from the genome of Spirosoma rhododendri encodes:
- a CDS encoding gluzincin family metallopeptidase produces MKLTSAAILLFGLTAAQAQTLYMPRNVKQAYQKGTRAMDGKPGPRYWQNRAHYTINITATPPSRTINGTEQITYVNNSPDTLKTLAFKLFMNIHRPEAGRQGAVSEDYLTSGVTIDKYTENQAEKKWSASKDVNQRMVLSKPLLPHDSVKLGFDWHYDLSKESGREGVLDSTTFFLAYFYPVWRCTTITTAGTGCPLPTRRSFTAISTTTT; encoded by the coding sequence ATGAAACTCACTTCAGCAGCAATCCTACTTTTCGGCCTGACAGCCGCGCAGGCGCAGACGCTGTATATGCCCCGCAATGTAAAGCAGGCGTACCAGAAAGGCACCCGCGCGATGGACGGTAAACCCGGCCCGCGTTACTGGCAAAACCGGGCGCATTACACCATCAACATCACGGCCACGCCACCCAGCCGCACGATCAACGGCACCGAGCAGATCACCTACGTCAACAATAGCCCCGATACGCTGAAAACGCTGGCGTTCAAACTGTTTATGAACATCCACCGGCCGGAAGCTGGTCGGCAGGGGGCCGTCAGCGAAGACTACCTGACGTCGGGCGTGACTATCGACAAATACACCGAAAATCAGGCAGAGAAGAAGTGGTCGGCCAGCAAAGACGTCAATCAACGGATGGTGCTGAGCAAACCGCTGCTGCCCCACGACTCGGTGAAGCTGGGCTTCGACTGGCACTATGATCTCTCGAAGGAAAGCGGGCGCGAAGGGGTGCTTGACTCGACTACGTTCTTCCTAGCGTACTTCTACCCCGTGTGGCGGTGTACGACGATTACTACGGCTGGGACCGGATGCCCTTTACCGACGCGCAGGAGTTTTACAGCGATTTCAACGACTACGACCTGA
- a CDS encoding family 43 glycosylhydrolase has product MNRLCLLISLLLVGLTQSWAQTTYCNPMDISYRYNFEQLNERISYRSGADPVIINHKGEYYLFVTIQGGWWHSKDLANWQYIVPDKWPMEDMCAPAALSVRDTLYLFQSTFEQRPIFISTQPEQGKLTFYNRWLPRLPKDIGPWDPALFHDDDTDKWYMYWGSSNVYPIFGAELDKSRNLTYAGNNPAQAYKAMFWLDPYQHGWERFGPNHSDPIKPFVEGAWMTKHNGKYYLQYGAPGTEYNVYGNGTYVGKDPLGPFEYAPYNPIAYKPGGFATGTGHGNTFQDNFGNYWNTGTTWIGVNWGMERRIMMHPAGFDKDDQLFATTRFGDWPHRLPTKKWTDREDLFTGWMLLNYKKPVVASSTLTPTAPDSIRAGFVTDENPRAFWVAAQNRPGETLTTDLGALCDVKAVQVDYFDYKLAIFDSDSTVYTQFKILTSPDNKTWTVAADLTREPKRDRACAYVELAKPQRARYVRYEHVYTAGQHLSINAFRVFGNSTGKAPAVPTMTAKRQKDQRNTNLTWTKVPGAMGYNIRWGIAPDKLYQTYQFWHDQPSQFELRALNIGVPYYFAVESFNETGVSALSPVVSATN; this is encoded by the coding sequence ATGAACCGCCTGTGCCTGCTTATCAGCCTCTTACTCGTCGGCCTGACGCAATCGTGGGCCCAGACGACCTACTGTAACCCGATGGACATCAGCTATCGGTACAATTTCGAGCAGTTGAACGAGCGGATTTCGTACCGCTCCGGGGCCGACCCGGTCATTATTAATCATAAGGGAGAATACTACCTGTTCGTCACGATTCAGGGCGGCTGGTGGCACTCGAAAGACCTCGCCAACTGGCAGTACATCGTGCCCGATAAATGGCCGATGGAGGATATGTGCGCCCCGGCGGCACTGTCCGTCCGCGACACGTTGTACCTGTTTCAGAGCACCTTCGAGCAGCGACCCATCTTCATCTCGACGCAGCCCGAACAGGGTAAGCTGACATTCTACAACCGATGGCTCCCACGCCTGCCCAAAGACATCGGCCCCTGGGACCCGGCGCTGTTTCACGACGACGATACCGACAAGTGGTATATGTACTGGGGCTCCTCAAACGTGTACCCGATTTTCGGGGCCGAACTCGACAAAAGCCGCAACCTCACGTATGCGGGCAACAATCCGGCACAGGCCTACAAAGCGATGTTCTGGCTCGACCCCTATCAGCACGGCTGGGAACGCTTCGGTCCTAATCATTCCGACCCGATCAAACCGTTTGTCGAAGGCGCGTGGATGACCAAGCACAACGGCAAGTACTACCTGCAATACGGCGCGCCGGGTACCGAATACAACGTTTACGGCAACGGTACTTACGTCGGTAAAGACCCGCTCGGCCCGTTCGAGTACGCGCCCTACAACCCCATCGCCTACAAGCCGGGTGGCTTCGCGACAGGTACGGGACACGGCAACACCTTTCAGGATAATTTTGGCAACTACTGGAACACCGGCACCACCTGGATTGGTGTCAACTGGGGGATGGAACGGCGGATCATGATGCACCCCGCCGGCTTTGATAAAGACGATCAACTCTTCGCCACGACCCGCTTCGGCGACTGGCCCCACCGCCTGCCCACGAAAAAATGGACTGACCGGGAAGACCTCTTTACGGGCTGGATGCTGCTCAACTACAAAAAGCCCGTCGTAGCCTCCTCAACACTGACACCCACTGCTCCCGACTCTATCCGGGCGGGGTTCGTAACCGACGAAAACCCGCGCGCATTCTGGGTAGCCGCGCAGAACCGACCCGGCGAAACACTGACGACGGATCTGGGTGCCCTCTGCGACGTCAAAGCCGTGCAGGTCGATTATTTCGATTACAAACTCGCCATCTTCGACTCCGATTCGACGGTGTATACCCAATTCAAAATCCTGACCTCGCCCGACAACAAAACCTGGACCGTTGCCGCCGACCTCACCCGCGAACCCAAACGCGACCGAGCCTGCGCCTATGTCGAACTGGCCAAGCCGCAGCGAGCGCGGTACGTTCGCTACGAACACGTCTACACGGCGGGGCAGCACCTGAGCATCAACGCGTTTCGGGTGTTTGGCAATAGTACGGGCAAAGCCCCGGCCGTTCCGACGATGACCGCCAAACGCCAGAAAGACCAGCGCAATACCAACCTGACCTGGACAAAAGTACCGGGAGCTATGGGCTACAACATCCGCTGGGGCATTGCCCCCGACAAGCTGTATCAGACGTACCAGTTCTGGCACGACCAGCCCAGTCAGTTTGAGTTGCGCGCTCTAAACATCGGCGTCCCGTATTATTTTGCCGTCGAGTCGTTCAACGAAACCGGCGTATCAGCCTTAAGTCCGGTCGTATCGGCAACAAACTAA
- a CDS encoding GNAT family N-acetyltransferase, translating into MTFTFRNDQPDEFLAILREVAHWLVDSQQELWAPDTLTAANLINDDTRGNCYVMYADGLPAAAFILQWKSSLYFPDVPDNTAGFIHKLAIRRLFAGQNLFAAVLDFCQQRCRERGIGELQLETDANRPALMRFYERNGFTPTYQRTIHEFGQTFTCQYYVMPF; encoded by the coding sequence ATGACCTTCACCTTCCGAAACGACCAGCCCGACGAATTTTTGGCTATTCTCCGCGAAGTCGCCCATTGGCTGGTCGATAGTCAGCAGGAATTGTGGGCACCCGATACGCTGACGGCTGCGAATCTGATCAACGACGATACGCGCGGCAACTGCTACGTAATGTATGCCGATGGGCTACCGGCGGCAGCGTTTATTTTGCAGTGGAAATCTTCGCTTTACTTCCCCGACGTTCCCGACAATACGGCGGGCTTTATTCACAAGCTAGCTATTCGGCGGCTGTTCGCCGGGCAAAACCTGTTTGCCGCCGTACTCGATTTCTGCCAGCAACGTTGCCGGGAGCGTGGAATCGGCGAACTGCAACTGGAAACCGACGCCAACCGCCCCGCCCTGATGCGTTTCTACGAACGGAACGGCTTTACACCTACTTATCAGCGCACCATACACGAATTCGGACAAACCTTCACGTGCCAGTATTACGTGATGCCGTTCTGA
- a CDS encoding MFS transporter yields the protein MFSDRRLLHIYAIIFIDIVVGSAIGPILPAFVKSMERPQVWLALGTALFLGMQLFSAPLLGKLSDGYGRRPIFIVSSVGTFIANTFLLPVRLGALLANRFSDGLTNGMYATVRSAITDISPKEDLFRNLGIEGAILSLGFVIGPGVSGLLLTAFDVVEGDQARVVVIMGVLLSSVNVLLSWTLRETHPNPPGVTIAALKTELVQALNVANLWGRLRAKDKQHGGLKTLVLMQLALTFSIGYYNYFVTFVSFGALHFDAKGISYFFMYFGALSVVISYVFYTYLADRINQQRAIVWLAALGVPVLAGYGLIGTSTVWLYVLVTIDCLTLSLIQGLIEGLMAQRTTDVDRGEIFGINQALQGLASIVTTLIFGLLSLIDLRLPFAWFALCLAVVAYLAWQRDEIADFSAGLQPDQQTD from the coding sequence ATGTTCTCTGACCGCCGACTGCTGCACATTTACGCCATTATTTTCATCGACATCGTTGTCGGTTCGGCGATTGGGCCGATTCTGCCCGCCTTCGTCAAGTCGATGGAGCGGCCGCAGGTGTGGCTGGCCCTCGGCACGGCGCTGTTTCTCGGCATGCAGTTGTTCTCGGCCCCGCTGCTCGGCAAACTCTCCGACGGCTACGGCCGCCGACCTATTTTCATTGTGTCATCGGTAGGAACATTTATCGCGAACACGTTTCTGCTTCCCGTTCGGCTGGGGGCGTTACTGGCCAACCGGTTCAGCGACGGCCTGACCAACGGGATGTACGCCACCGTCCGTTCGGCCATTACCGACATTTCACCCAAAGAAGATCTGTTTCGCAACCTTGGTATCGAAGGGGCGATTCTGTCGCTGGGATTTGTGATCGGGCCGGGGGTGTCGGGGCTGCTGCTGACGGCGTTTGATGTGGTCGAAGGCGATCAGGCGCGGGTCGTCGTCATCATGGGTGTGCTGCTGTCGTCGGTCAACGTACTGCTGAGCTGGACACTGCGCGAAACGCACCCCAACCCACCCGGCGTGACGATAGCCGCGCTCAAAACCGAACTCGTGCAGGCGCTTAACGTGGCCAATCTCTGGGGGCGGCTGCGTGCGAAAGACAAACAGCACGGAGGGCTGAAAACGCTGGTGCTGATGCAACTGGCTCTGACATTTAGCATCGGTTATTACAACTACTTCGTTACGTTCGTCAGCTTCGGCGCGCTCCATTTCGACGCCAAGGGCATCTCCTATTTTTTCATGTACTTCGGCGCGTTGAGCGTGGTCATCAGCTACGTGTTTTACACCTACCTCGCCGACCGTATCAATCAGCAGCGGGCCATTGTCTGGCTGGCCGCGCTGGGCGTACCGGTACTGGCAGGCTACGGACTAATCGGCACGTCGACAGTCTGGCTGTACGTACTCGTCACGATTGACTGCCTGACACTGTCGCTCATTCAGGGACTGATCGAGGGGCTGATGGCGCAGCGCACCACCGACGTCGACCGGGGCGAAATCTTCGGTATCAATCAGGCATTACAGGGGCTGGCGAGCATCGTAACAACCCTGATTTTCGGCCTGCTCTCGCTGATCGACCTGCGCCTGCCGTTTGCGTGGTTCGCACTTTGCCTGGCGGTCGTTGCTTACCTGGCCTGGCAGCGCGACGAAATCGCTGATTTTTCGGCGGGGTTACAGCCCGATCAGCAGACGGATTGA
- a CDS encoding serine hydrolase domain-containing protein, with translation MLKSTLLLSLLSGSLALAQSTVPTVSTYQPPAFTDPDRVRKIEAAWPVIEKLYQDYAQKQHFPGMAFGLVVDGKLLKAGATGYTDLATKTAATPASLFRIASMTKSLTAMAILKLRDEGKIRLDDPAELYVPQLKKLRYLTTDSPRITVRNLLTHSAGFPEDNPYGDRQLGDSEAELTRFLDGGVSLSNVPGVAYEYSNLGFVLLGRILTNVTGKPYQQYITESILKPLGMNDTRWEYTQVPADKLAHGYRWQGNEWLEEELLHDGSHGAMGGLITSINDFSKYMAVHQQASPPRSGSETGPVRRSSVREMQQPWTFSSLNGAFRYPDGRACPMTSSYAYGLRWSHDCGDRVYVGHTGGLPGFGSQWWIMPEYGIGVVAYGNLTYASMGSVNWAVLDTLIRSAGLTPRQLPVSPVLAQRKAELVKLLPDWTNAERSGIFAENFFPDHSVELRRQEAQALFNKVGKITSVGELKPENQLRGTFRLTGERGAINVFFTLTPETPALIQQLDLNEVKP, from the coding sequence ATGCTCAAATCTACGCTGCTGCTGTCGCTGCTGTCGGGCAGTCTCGCGCTGGCCCAGTCGACCGTTCCAACCGTTTCTACGTATCAGCCGCCCGCCTTTACTGACCCCGACCGGGTCAGGAAGATCGAAGCCGCCTGGCCGGTCATCGAAAAGCTGTATCAGGACTACGCGCAGAAGCAGCACTTTCCGGGTATGGCCTTTGGACTGGTGGTCGACGGAAAGCTGCTGAAAGCGGGTGCTACGGGCTATACCGATCTGGCGACCAAAACCGCAGCCACGCCCGCGTCGCTGTTCCGCATTGCGTCGATGACCAAAAGCCTGACCGCGATGGCCATTCTGAAACTGCGCGACGAAGGCAAAATCCGGCTCGACGATCCTGCCGAGCTGTACGTGCCGCAGTTGAAGAAACTGCGCTATTTGACCACCGATTCGCCCCGCATCACCGTCCGCAACCTGCTCACACACTCGGCCGGTTTTCCCGAAGACAACCCCTACGGCGACCGCCAACTGGGCGACTCCGAAGCCGAACTGACGCGCTTCCTCGATGGTGGGGTGTCGCTGTCCAACGTGCCGGGTGTGGCCTACGAATACAGCAATCTGGGCTTCGTGCTGCTGGGCCGTATCCTGACCAACGTGACCGGCAAACCGTATCAACAATATATCACGGAGTCGATTCTGAAGCCGCTGGGGATGAACGATACGCGCTGGGAGTACACGCAGGTACCGGCCGACAAGCTGGCGCACGGCTACCGCTGGCAGGGGAACGAATGGCTCGAGGAAGAACTGCTGCATGACGGGTCGCACGGCGCGATGGGTGGCCTGATTACCTCGATCAACGATTTTAGCAAGTACATGGCCGTGCATCAGCAGGCATCTCCCCCACGTTCGGGTAGCGAAACGGGTCCGGTTCGGCGGTCGTCGGTACGGGAGATGCAACAACCGTGGACATTCAGCTCCCTCAACGGAGCCTTCCGCTATCCCGACGGCCGCGCCTGCCCCATGACCAGCAGCTATGCCTACGGTCTGCGCTGGAGCCACGACTGCGGTGATCGCGTCTACGTAGGTCATACCGGTGGCCTACCCGGCTTCGGCAGTCAGTGGTGGATCATGCCCGAGTATGGCATCGGCGTCGTGGCGTATGGCAACCTGACCTACGCCAGCATGGGGTCGGTCAACTGGGCAGTACTCGACACACTGATTCGCTCGGCGGGCTTGACACCGCGTCAGCTGCCCGTTTCGCCGGTTCTGGCGCAGCGCAAAGCCGAACTCGTCAAACTCCTCCCCGACTGGACCAACGCCGAACGCAGCGGCATCTTCGCCGAAAACTTCTTCCCCGACCACTCGGTCGAACTGCGCCGGCAGGAAGCGCAGGCCTTGTTTAACAAGGTTGGCAAGATTACCAGCGTGGGTGAGCTGAAGCCCGAAAACCAGCTACGCGGCACCTTTCGCCTGACCGGCGAACGCGGGGCTATCAACGTCTTTTTCACGCTCACCCCCGAAACCCCCGCCCTAATTCAGCAGCTCGACCTGAACGAGGTGAAGCCGTAG
- a CDS encoding S41 family peptidase, producing MKTVFTLLSVVVSTLIGFAQDARPGMKEYEYLQGERRRADKIVGDAPNPPVDSLKKAEQILLDAMAYYHRPEVQELAKVNQYLMARKGDMSFDLAVVQAKMGQTEKAATVLTYLLSGKRAQYYVKWVNEEPAFADVRKQPVIADLITKAMIGDRLFNSEALKTPYQVNISDDEKVADLSKLWSEAKYNFAYFDHVPTIDWDKLYLDYLPNVRATRSTADYYRVLKRFVAQLHDGHTGVWAGDNQLADSVSRRPPVGAVLVENKVLVQTVMSDSLQRTGIRPGLEIVTIDGMPAKAYADQYVRPYQAGSTTQNLDVQTYLYNLLRGPKDKPVTVSFRDAKGQTFTRVLPRFGYGKLNPEPAFAFRILPGNVAYVQLNSFDDDQALTRFKAAYDSIAPTSALILDVRRNGGGSSDYGWNILSYLTDKPMKTGSYESRLYSPLRRARGEGVVLESVESGNSWQPNGKHLYTKPVVVLTSGETFSAAEDFAVVFDAMKRGTIIGEPTGGSTGQPLAFALPGGVMARVCTKRDMYPDGTEWNAKGIQPQLLVRPTVADVQLGRDTVLEAALTQLGVGATAVKGKAKKAR from the coding sequence ATGAAAACTGTTTTTACGCTTCTGTCTGTTGTGGTTAGTACGCTGATTGGCTTCGCACAGGATGCGCGGCCCGGCATGAAGGAATACGAGTATTTGCAGGGCGAACGTCGGCGGGCCGATAAAATCGTCGGTGACGCGCCTAATCCGCCAGTCGATAGCCTGAAAAAGGCCGAACAGATTCTGCTCGATGCGATGGCCTATTACCACCGCCCGGAGGTGCAGGAACTGGCCAAAGTCAACCAATACCTGATGGCCCGGAAGGGGGATATGTCGTTTGACCTGGCGGTGGTTCAGGCTAAGATGGGGCAGACAGAAAAGGCGGCTACTGTACTGACCTATCTGCTGTCTGGCAAACGGGCTCAATACTACGTGAAATGGGTTAATGAGGAACCCGCGTTCGCGGACGTACGTAAACAACCAGTCATCGCCGATCTGATAACGAAAGCTATGATTGGTGATCGGCTGTTTAACTCCGAAGCCCTCAAAACGCCTTATCAGGTCAATATCAGCGACGACGAGAAAGTGGCTGATCTGTCGAAATTGTGGTCGGAAGCCAAGTACAACTTTGCGTATTTCGATCACGTTCCCACTATCGATTGGGACAAGCTGTATCTGGATTACCTGCCCAACGTTCGTGCGACGCGCTCCACGGCCGACTATTACCGCGTGTTGAAACGCTTCGTCGCGCAGCTTCACGACGGCCATACCGGGGTTTGGGCCGGCGACAATCAACTGGCTGATTCCGTATCGCGTCGTCCACCCGTCGGTGCTGTGCTTGTTGAGAATAAAGTGCTGGTGCAGACTGTCATGAGTGATAGCCTGCAACGCACGGGTATTCGGCCCGGGCTGGAAATCGTCACCATCGACGGCATGCCTGCCAAGGCGTACGCCGATCAATATGTGCGACCCTATCAGGCCGGTTCGACAACGCAAAACCTGGATGTGCAAACGTACCTGTACAACCTGTTACGCGGCCCAAAAGATAAGCCGGTAACGGTTAGTTTCCGCGACGCTAAAGGGCAGACGTTCACCCGTGTTTTACCGCGCTTCGGCTATGGTAAACTCAATCCCGAACCGGCCTTTGCGTTTCGTATTCTGCCGGGTAATGTAGCTTACGTGCAGCTCAATAGCTTCGATGACGATCAGGCGCTTACCCGTTTTAAAGCCGCTTACGATTCCATCGCGCCAACAAGTGCGCTGATTCTCGACGTTCGCCGAAATGGGGGCGGCAGCAGCGACTACGGGTGGAACATCCTGAGCTACCTGACCGATAAGCCTATGAAAACCGGCTCGTATGAATCGCGGCTTTACAGTCCGCTGCGTCGGGCGCGGGGTGAAGGTGTCGTGCTGGAGTCGGTTGAAAGCGGTAACAGCTGGCAACCCAACGGTAAGCACCTGTATACCAAACCTGTCGTTGTGCTGACGAGTGGCGAAACCTTCTCTGCCGCCGAAGATTTCGCCGTGGTATTCGATGCCATGAAACGGGGAACGATTATCGGCGAACCAACGGGCGGTAGCACCGGGCAACCGCTGGCGTTTGCCTTGCCCGGCGGGGTGATGGCCCGCGTCTGTACCAAGCGGGACATGTATCCCGATGGGACAGAGTGGAACGCCAAGGGTATTCAACCCCAACTGTTAGTTCGGCCTACAGTTGCTGATGTCCAGTTGGGGCGCGATACGGTATTGGAAGCAGCCTTAACCCAGCTCGGCGTCGGGGCTACTGCGGTAAAAGGTAAGGCCAAGAAAGCCCGGTAA
- a CDS encoding putative quinol monooxygenase translates to MLVRIVRMTFQPDKLADFHAIFDRSKAHIRAFPGNHHLELLRDPENPAVRMTYSLWESADALEAYRQSELFRTTWAATKVLFAEKAVAFSGEKLEEVS, encoded by the coding sequence ATGCTTGTTAGAATCGTTCGCATGACCTTCCAGCCGGATAAGCTGGCTGACTTCCATGCAATCTTCGACCGGTCGAAAGCCCACATTCGCGCCTTTCCCGGCAACCACCATCTCGAACTCCTGCGCGATCCCGAAAACCCCGCCGTGCGCATGACGTACAGCTTGTGGGAATCCGCCGATGCGCTGGAAGCCTACCGGCAAAGTGAGCTGTTCCGCACGACCTGGGCCGCGACAAAAGTGCTGTTTGCTGAGAAAGCAGTGGCGTTTTCGGGGGAGAAACTAGAAGAGGTTTCGTGA
- a CDS encoding GxxExxY protein yields the protein MSKIEYNDLSRAIIGGCIDVHRELGPGLLESVYEECLAFELQSRGLFVERQYELPVVYKDQVLSKTFVMDLIVNGLIVVELKAVQTLLPVREVQLLTYLRMARLKLGLLINFNVELMRDGIIRKINGYL from the coding sequence ATGTCAAAAATTGAATATAATGATCTGAGCCGGGCAATCATTGGCGGCTGTATTGACGTGCATCGCGAACTTGGCCCCGGTTTACTGGAAAGCGTTTACGAAGAGTGCCTTGCGTTTGAATTGCAGAGTCGGGGGTTGTTTGTCGAACGACAGTACGAACTTCCCGTCGTCTATAAAGATCAGGTACTGAGTAAAACGTTCGTTATGGACTTGATTGTCAACGGCCTGATCGTTGTGGAGTTGAAAGCCGTTCAAACCCTGCTACCCGTCCGCGAAGTACAGTTACTAACTTACCTCCGCATGGCCCGCCTTAAGCTTGGTTTGTTGATTAATTTCAACGTCGAACTGATGCGCGATGGGATCATTCGCAAAATCAATGGTTATCTCTAG
- a CDS encoding aldo/keto reductase: protein MNYRTFGRTGWNISEIGYGMWGLAGWTGSERETTDKALDLAVERGCNFFDTAWGYGEGLSERILGELLKRNPDKKLYVATKIPPKNRIWPSKPEFQLNDVFPSDYIVEYVDKSLQNLGVETIDLMQFHVWEDSWADRDEWKDAITKLSEQGKVQAWGISLNRWEPDNSLNTLKTGLIDAVQVIYNIFDQNPEDNLFPLCKKLNLGIIARVPFDEGTLTGTFTKETTFPADDWRSTYFVPENLNSSVDHADALKPLIPAGMTMPEMALRFILSNPDVHTTIPGMRQLRNVEANTAVSDGKGLTPELLHELKGHRWDRTPTEWSQ, encoded by the coding sequence ATGAATTATCGCACATTTGGCCGCACGGGCTGGAACATCTCTGAAATTGGCTACGGTATGTGGGGCCTGGCGGGCTGGACCGGCTCCGAACGCGAAACCACCGACAAAGCCCTCGACCTCGCCGTCGAGCGCGGCTGCAACTTCTTCGACACAGCCTGGGGCTACGGCGAAGGACTGAGCGAGCGCATCCTCGGCGAACTGCTCAAGCGCAATCCGGACAAAAAGCTGTACGTCGCAACGAAGATTCCACCAAAGAACCGCATCTGGCCCTCAAAACCAGAGTTCCAGTTGAACGACGTGTTCCCGTCGGATTACATCGTGGAATACGTCGACAAAAGTTTGCAAAATCTGGGCGTCGAGACGATTGACCTGATGCAGTTTCACGTTTGGGAAGACAGCTGGGCCGACCGCGACGAGTGGAAAGACGCTATCACCAAACTAAGCGAACAGGGCAAAGTGCAGGCGTGGGGCATCAGCCTGAACCGCTGGGAACCAGACAATTCGCTCAACACACTGAAAACCGGGCTGATCGACGCGGTGCAGGTCATCTATAACATCTTCGACCAAAACCCGGAAGACAACCTGTTTCCGCTCTGCAAAAAGCTGAACCTGGGCATCATCGCCCGCGTGCCATTCGACGAAGGAACATTGACGGGGACGTTCACGAAGGAAACCACTTTCCCCGCCGACGACTGGCGCTCGACGTACTTCGTACCGGAAAACCTCAACAGCAGCGTCGACCATGCCGATGCGCTGAAGCCACTAATTCCGGCCGGAATGACGATGCCCGAAATGGCGCTGCGGTTCATCCTGAGCAACCCCGACGTCCACACGACCATCCCCGGTATGCGCCAACTCCGCAACGTCGAAGCCAACACCGCCGTCAGCGACGGGAAGGGCCTAACACCCGAACTCCTGCACGAGCTGAAAGGCCACCGCTGGGACCGCACTCCGACGGAATGGAGCCAGTAG
- a CDS encoding response regulator transcription factor produces MKLLLVEDEPALQQSVRQYLTGEGYTVTTADTYRQATERANDYDYDCVVVDLMLPDGNGLDLVRELKQRQSSAGIIVITAKDALADKLTGLDAGADDYLTKPFHLPELNARIRSVLRRRLFGGQAKMQVGELTLWPEQQRVSVGTTDVKLTAKEYELLLFFVTNAERVLSKSAIAEHVWGDAMDMADSHDFLYTHVKNLRRKLIAAGCPDYVQTRYGAGYVFSTRTDA; encoded by the coding sequence ATGAAACTCCTCCTCGTTGAAGACGAACCAGCGTTGCAGCAGTCGGTGCGGCAGTACCTGACGGGTGAAGGGTATACCGTGACGACGGCAGACACCTACCGGCAGGCCACCGAACGAGCCAACGACTACGACTATGATTGCGTGGTGGTCGACCTGATGCTGCCCGACGGCAACGGGCTGGACTTGGTGCGTGAACTGAAACAGCGGCAGTCGAGCGCGGGAATTATCGTTATAACAGCTAAAGACGCCCTCGCCGACAAACTGACGGGTCTCGACGCCGGTGCCGACGATTACCTGACCAAGCCGTTCCACCTGCCCGAACTCAACGCCCGCATCCGGTCGGTGCTGCGCCGGCGGCTGTTTGGCGGGCAGGCCAAGATGCAGGTGGGCGAGCTGACACTGTGGCCCGAGCAGCAGCGCGTCAGCGTAGGTACTACCGACGTAAAACTGACCGCCAAAGAGTACGAACTGCTGCTGTTCTTCGTAACGAACGCCGAGCGGGTTTTATCGAAATCAGCCATTGCCGAACACGTCTGGGGCGACGCGATGGACATGGCCGACTCCCACGATTTCCTGTACACGCACGTCAAGAACCTGCGCCGAAAACTCATCGCGGCCGGTTGCCCCGACTACGTGCAGACGCGCTACGGAGCCGGCTACGTCTTCTCAACCCGCACCGACGCATGA